The DNA segment CGAAAAATAATTATTCTGGCGAATAGGTTTTAAAAGTTCCATTTTTATAGAAAATGACGATTCGGTCAATTTCCGAATTCTTTTCTTGAATCACCGAGTTTTGCATATTCGGAAAAGTAATTGGATTTTTTTCTTCTGCGGGATTTTTATTGCTTTGCAATTCTCCGGAAAATAAATCAGCAGTTTTCTCCATTTTGATTTCCATAATTGGACTGTTGACAATTGGAGTGGGAGTCGAAAGATTCATGACATTTTCAAATTCCGATTTCGGAAAAGTTCCCTTTCCTTTCAAAACCCAATACAAATCTACTTCGGGAAATACATCCAAAATTTTAAGTATAAAATCAAGGCTTGGTTTGTTTCTGCCAGAAAGTAGGTGGGACAAACTAGAGCGTTGCACGCCTATTTTGTCGGCAAATGAAGAGGCATTTAAACTGTAGTAATCCAGTATAATTTCCAGTCTTTTTATAAAATCTTCTATGTTTACCATTGTAAATTAATTTAAAAATTAATTGTTTTACAAATGTAATCAAAAAGACTGAATACACCAAAATTACATTTGTAAAACAATATAATAATGCTTTTTGTTTAAAACCTAAACTTCTTGTAAATGTATTTAATGAAATGATAATTAGCGACTTAAGTATTAAAAATCTAAAGTTAAACATTTGTCAACAATTGATGCTGCTGAAACGGATTAATTCCGTTTAAACCTGTTTACAGAAATAAATAATTGTCAATTTCTTTAGTTTACAAATGTAAAAATAAAGATGTTTACTTTTGTAAAACAAAATTATACCCATGGATTTAGAACAATTATTCGACCAAAACAAAGAGAAGTCATTGCAGGGTCGTTATATAACTTTGGACTCAATAGAGTCTTTGTTGAACAGGTTAAATACCAATAATCAATTGGAAGTTATTGGAAAGTCGGTATTGGATAAGCCTATTTATAAGTATCAAATTGGTACTGGAAAAATCAAGATTCTGCTTTGGTCCCAAATGCACGGAAATGAAAGCACGACCACAAAGGGGCTTTTTGATTTTATAAATGTGTTGCATAACGGTTCGGAATTAGCGCACAATTTGCTAAACACATTTACTTTTTGCTGTGTTCCGATGTTGAACCCTGATGGAGCAAAGTTGTACACTCGTGCCAATGCCAATAATATGGACTTGAATCGCGATTCACAAGATCTTTCGCAGCCGGAAAGCAGGATTTTGAGAGCAACTTTCGAGAATTTTAAACCTGATTTTTGTTTTAATCTGCACGACCAACGCACCATTTTTGGAGTTGCAGACACGGGTAAGCCGGCTACGGTGTCTTTTTTGGCGCCAGCTTATAACGAAGCTAGGGAGATTAACGAATCCCGATTGAAGGCAATCAACTTGATTGCAGGAATAAATAATGTTTTGCAGCAATATATTCCGGGGCAGATTGGGCGTTTTGACGATTCATTTAATATCAATTGTATTGGGGATACTTTCCAGTATTTGGGTGTTCCGACAGTTTTGTTTGAGGCAGGACATTTTCCAAATGATTATGAGAGGGAAGTGACTCGGAAATACATTTTTATGGCTTTGATTTCTAGTTTTAAAATACTAAACGAAAACGATATAGTTGTTAGTGAATTTGATAATTATTTGAGTATTCCTCAAAATAAAGTCGTTTTTTATGATTTTATATATAAAAATATCAAAATAAATTATGATGGTATTGAAATAATCACGAATTTTGCAGCACAATACAAAGAAGAGTTGATTGGAAATCAGGTTTGTTTTAATGCTTACATAGCAAAAATAGGCGAATTAGATGAATATTTTGGACATGTTGAATATGATGCAAAAGGTGCTTTGTATAAAGACGATAAACGTAATATTCCTGAATTAGATCAAAAAGCTGATTTTTATATAGAAAACAACTCGAATTTTGTTAACGGTTTGATGATTTGTTAAAATATCGACCGTTTTTTGAAATGTAAATTTTTGCAATTGCAACTAATAATATTAATTTAAGAATTATGAGTAAGTTCCGTTTAGATGAAGTAGACCACCAGATATTGGATATGTTGATTGACAACACAAGAATTCCATTTACAGACATTGCAAAAAAACTTTTGATTTCTGCCGGTACCGTGCACGTAAGGGTTAAAAAGATGGAGGATGCGGGCATAATTATGGGTTCGTCGTTAGTTCTTGATTATGACAAACTTGGGTATTCTTTTATAGCTTATGTAGGTGTTTTTCTGAATAATAC comes from the Flavobacterium limnophilum genome and includes:
- a CDS encoding helix-turn-helix domain-containing protein — translated: MVNIEDFIKRLEIILDYYSLNASSFADKIGVQRSSLSHLLSGRNKPSLDFILKILDVFPEVDLYWVLKGKGTFPKSEFENVMNLSTPTPIVNSPIMEIKMEKTADLFSGELQSNKNPAEEKNPITFPNMQNSVIQEKNSEIDRIVIFYKNGTFKTYSPE
- a CDS encoding M14 family metallopeptidase; translated protein: MDLEQLFDQNKEKSLQGRYITLDSIESLLNRLNTNNQLEVIGKSVLDKPIYKYQIGTGKIKILLWSQMHGNESTTTKGLFDFINVLHNGSELAHNLLNTFTFCCVPMLNPDGAKLYTRANANNMDLNRDSQDLSQPESRILRATFENFKPDFCFNLHDQRTIFGVADTGKPATVSFLAPAYNEAREINESRLKAINLIAGINNVLQQYIPGQIGRFDDSFNINCIGDTFQYLGVPTVLFEAGHFPNDYEREVTRKYIFMALISSFKILNENDIVVSEFDNYLSIPQNKVVFYDFIYKNIKINYDGIEIITNFAAQYKEELIGNQVCFNAYIAKIGELDEYFGHVEYDAKGALYKDDKRNIPELDQKADFYIENNSNFVNGLMIC